The following DNA comes from Deinococcus sp. YIM 134068.
ACCCCGAGGTTCACGTAGTCCTTGTAGACGACCTGCTGGGCGGCGAGGTCGAGCGACGCCCCGAACTTGGGGTACTTCCGCAACACATTCGCCACGACCTTCATCAGGATGTGGGTCATCGTGAGCTTGCCGCCCGCCTTCTCCACCCGCGCGCCGAACTGCTTTCTCGTCTCCTCCATCCGGGTCACGTCCGCCTTGTCGAAGTGCGTGACCATCGGAATGGCGGTGGAGGCCGTCATGGAGCGCACGGTCGCCTTGCGGATGCCGCTCATGTCCTCGCGGCGCACGGTGCCCCATTTCTCGAAATTGGGGAGGGCGGTGGCGGCAGCGGCGGGGGCCGGAGCGGCGGGCTGAGACGGGGCGGGCGTCGGCTGGGGGGCGGGTTGGGCAGCAGGTTGAGGGGCGACAGGCTGAGCGGCGGGCGCTGCCGGCTGACTCGCCGTACGCCTCACGTCCTCCTCGCTGATGCGTCCGGCAACCCCGGTGCCCTGCACGGAGCGGAGGTCCACCCCCAGCTCACGGGCGAGGCGGCGCACCGTGGGCGAGGCGGGCAGCACCGGGCGACCGTCGAAGGTCGGCGGCGTGGGCGGGGGGGCGGTGGGCGTGCTCACGGGTTGGCCCGCCTGCTCCTTCTGCGCGTCCACCTGCGCCTGCGCGACGCGGTTCGCCGTGTTCGGATCGGCGGCCACGGCGGTACTTTCGGCCTCGGCGGCGGGACCGACCATGCCGGGCGCGGTGCTGGGCTGGCTCGTCGCGTCGCCACCCGAGGCAGGCTGAGCGGTACCGGACGGCACGCCCCCGGCCAGCGTCAGGATGACCCCGCCCACCTTCACGGCGTCGCCCACCTTCACCGCCACGTCCTGCACGGTCCCGGCGGCGTTCGCGGGCACCTCAACCACGGCCTTGTCCGTCTCGATCTCGATGACGGGCTGGCCCTCGGTGATCGTGTCTCCGGGCTTGACGAGAACCGTGACGACCGTGCCCTGCTCGATGTTGTCGCCCACGTCGGGGAGGGTGACTTGGGCACCGCCCGCCGAGCCTCCACCCGACGTTCCCCCACCTTGCGTGGGTTGCCCGGCCTGCTCGCGTTGCGCGTCCTGCTGGGCCTGGGCGACGCGGTTCGCCGTGTTGGAATCGGAGGCCGTCGCGGGCGCTTCCGGTTCGGCGGCGGGGCTGGTGGGCGCGGCACTTCCAGCCGAAGCCGCCCCGCCCGCCAGCGTCAGAATTGTGCCGCCGACGGGCACCGTGTCGCCCACCTTGACCTGCACGGCCTCGACGGTGCCGCCCGCGCTGGCCGGAACCTCGACCACCGCCTTGTCGGTCTCGATCTCGATGATGGGCTGGCCCTCGCTGATACTGTCGCCGGGCTTGACCAGCAGCGTGACGACCGTGCCCTGCTCGATGTTGTCGCCCACGTCGGGGAGTTTGAGTTCGGTAGCCATATTGGACTCCTTCGGAGTGTCTAGGGTCTGACGGTCAAACCGTCTAACCGCGTTTTGCTGTTCGACCGTTCGACGGTTAGACAGTTTGACAGCCGCGCATCAGCGCAGAACCGGGGCCACCCGCTCCGGGTCGATGCCGAGGTCCGTGATCGCCTTCTGCACCACGTCGCCCGTCACCTGCCCGTCACGCAGCAGGGCGTACAGGGTGGCGAGGACGATATGGTTCGTGTCCACCTCGAAGAAGTCGCGCAACTCCTCGCGGGCCTCGCTGCGCCCGAAGCCGTCGGTGCCCAGC
Coding sequences within:
- the aceF gene encoding dihydrolipoyllysine-residue acetyltransferase translates to MATELKLPDVGDNIEQGTVVTLLVKPGDSISEGQPIIEIETDKAVVEVPASAGGTVEAVQVKVGDTVPVGGTILTLAGGAASAGSAAPTSPAAEPEAPATASDSNTANRVAQAQQDAQREQAGQPTQGGGTSGGGSAGGAQVTLPDVGDNIEQGTVVTVLVKPGDTITEGQPVIEIETDKAVVEVPANAAGTVQDVAVKVGDAVKVGGVILTLAGGVPSGTAQPASGGDATSQPSTAPGMVGPAAEAESTAVAADPNTANRVAQAQVDAQKEQAGQPVSTPTAPPPTPPTFDGRPVLPASPTVRRLARELGVDLRSVQGTGVAGRISEEDVRRTASQPAAPAAQPVAPQPAAQPAPQPTPAPSQPAAPAPAAAATALPNFEKWGTVRREDMSGIRKATVRSMTASTAIPMVTHFDKADVTRMEETRKQFGARVEKAGGKLTMTHILMKVVANVLRKYPKFGASLDLAAQQVVYKDYVNLGVAVDTPQGLLVPVLKDADRKSITEIVLELNELAGKARERKLKPDEMQGATFTISNLGGIGGYAFTPIVNAPEVAILGVSRGGFEPVWNRETGAFEPRNMLPLSLTYDHRLIDGADAARFVRAICETLEDPFLISL